Proteins from one Brevibacillus humidisoli genomic window:
- the rho gene encoding transcription termination factor Rho has translation MLLSELEEKKLTELYKLAKEFQIAHYSQMKKKELIFAILRARAERDGLMFMEGVLEILPEGYGFLRPINYLPSSEDIYISQSQIRRFDLRMGDLVSGKVRPPKENERYFGLLQVEAVNGEDPELASERLHFPALTPLYPQQKLVLETSPSKLSVRLMDLITPVGLGQRGLVVAPPKAGKTVLLKEIANSITENHPDIHLFVLLIDERPEEVTDMQRSVKGEVIASTFDELPENHIKVAELVLERAKRLVEHKKDVVILLDSITRLARAYNLVIPPSGRTLSGGIDPAAFHRPKRFFGSARNIEEGGSLTILATALVETGSRMDDVIYEEFKGTGNMELHLDRKLSERRIFPAIDIRRSGTRREELLLTKEELEKLWAIRKTMQESHEFVESFLKKLADSKTNEEFLQTIESRDTKGDAQSDAKPARGSRTSSMTAR, from the coding sequence GTGCTTTTATCAGAACTAGAAGAAAAAAAGCTGACGGAATTATACAAGCTGGCCAAAGAGTTTCAGATCGCCCATTACTCGCAAATGAAGAAGAAAGAATTGATCTTTGCCATTTTACGGGCACGAGCTGAGCGCGATGGGTTGATGTTCATGGAAGGAGTTCTGGAGATCCTTCCGGAGGGATACGGGTTCCTGCGACCGATCAATTACCTGCCCAGCTCGGAAGACATCTATATCTCCCAATCGCAAATCCGCCGCTTTGACCTGCGGATGGGCGATCTCGTCTCAGGCAAGGTACGCCCCCCGAAAGAAAATGAGCGATATTTCGGTCTGCTGCAAGTGGAAGCTGTCAACGGAGAAGACCCGGAATTGGCGTCTGAACGCCTGCACTTCCCCGCCCTTACACCGCTCTATCCTCAGCAAAAACTCGTATTGGAGACATCACCCTCTAAGCTTTCTGTACGTTTGATGGACTTAATCACCCCTGTCGGCTTGGGACAGCGCGGATTGGTTGTCGCTCCGCCCAAGGCCGGCAAGACCGTCCTGTTGAAAGAGATAGCCAACAGCATTACCGAGAACCATCCGGATATCCACCTGTTCGTTCTGTTGATCGACGAGCGGCCAGAGGAAGTAACCGACATGCAGCGATCGGTAAAGGGAGAGGTTATTGCCTCAACGTTTGACGAACTGCCGGAAAACCACATCAAGGTGGCAGAGTTGGTCTTGGAGCGGGCGAAGCGTCTGGTAGAGCATAAAAAAGACGTCGTGATCCTACTCGACTCAATCACTCGGCTGGCCCGGGCTTACAATTTGGTCATTCCACCGAGCGGACGCACGTTGTCAGGTGGGATTGACCCAGCCGCCTTTCACCGGCCAAAGCGCTTTTTCGGCTCAGCCCGCAACATCGAAGAAGGGGGCAGCCTGACCATTCTGGCAACCGCCCTCGTAGAGACAGGTTCGCGGATGGATGATGTGATTTACGAAGAGTTTAAGGGAACCGGCAACATGGAGCTTCATCTCGACCGGAAATTGTCCGAGCGTCGCATCTTCCCGGCGATCGATATCCGTCGTTCCGGTACTCGTCGTGAAGAACTGCTGCTGACCAAAGAAGAGTTGGAAAAGCTGTGGGCGATCCGCAAAACCATGCAAGAGAGTCACGAATTCGTGGAATCATTCCTGAAAAAACTGGCTGATTCCAAAACCAATGAAGAATTTTTGCAGACCATCGAGAGTAGAGATACCAAGGGGGATGCCCAGTCGGATGCAAAACCGGCGCGCGGGTCCCGCACCTCATCTATGACGGCGAGATAA
- the rpmE gene encoding 50S ribosomal protein L31: protein MKPGIHPTYHTVKVTCACGNEFESGSTKQSLRVEICSNCHPFFTGKQKFVDAGGRVDRFKRKYNLS from the coding sequence ATGAAACCAGGAATTCATCCTACCTACCACACGGTTAAAGTAACGTGCGCATGCGGCAACGAGTTTGAGTCTGGTTCTACCAAACAGTCTCTGCGCGTTGAGATTTGCTCCAACTGCCACCCATTCTTTACCGGCAAGCAAAAATTTGTGGATGCCGGTGGTCGTGTGGATCGTTTCAAACGCAAATACAACCTGTCCTAA
- a CDS encoding thymidine kinase gives MLFMKHDGWIEVICGCMFSGKSEELIRRIRRAKYGKLRTQVFKPLIDDRYHAMAVVSHNGTMEDAIAVKHSRDIWNAVGSDTDVVAIDEVQFFDSGIVEVAEALADQGIRVMCAGLDLDFRGEPFGSTPTLLALAEFATKLHAICMVCGNPATRTQRLIDGKPAHYHDPIIMVGTSESYQARCRHCHEVPGKPRLPTQEGCGNPSQV, from the coding sequence ATGTTATTTATGAAACATGATGGCTGGATTGAAGTGATCTGTGGCTGTATGTTTTCCGGAAAGAGTGAAGAGCTGATTCGTCGGATCCGTCGGGCCAAATACGGAAAACTGCGTACCCAGGTATTTAAACCGTTGATCGACGATCGATACCATGCGATGGCTGTCGTTTCCCACAACGGAACGATGGAAGATGCCATTGCCGTCAAGCATTCCCGCGATATTTGGAATGCGGTCGGGTCAGACACGGACGTCGTGGCGATCGATGAGGTGCAATTTTTTGACAGCGGAATCGTCGAAGTGGCAGAAGCCTTGGCTGATCAGGGGATTCGTGTGATGTGCGCCGGACTAGACCTGGATTTTCGCGGCGAACCGTTCGGATCGACGCCGACGCTGCTTGCCTTGGCTGAGTTTGCAACCAAACTACACGCAATCTGTATGGTCTGCGGCAATCCGGCGACGCGTACCCAGCGGTTGATTGACGGCAAACCGGCTCATTATCACGATCCGATCATCATGGTTGGCACATCGGAGAGTTACCAGGCGCGCTGCCGCCACTGTCACGAAGTGCCAGGCAAACCGCGCTTGCCCACCCAGGAGGGCTGCGGCAACCCTTCGCAGGTCTAG
- a CDS encoding radical SAM protein, whose translation MHLVYADDQGRVYDHPDILSVARNGDLLTEILDDELILLPEGATLVSLPDTVPVGMDPKTGEMIKLDGCTAVGALLPQGFTRLLLPGYIKVDKQKKFPLFGYTAVVWKDDQFWVAARQSDDPHKWNPLLSPMDELSRLVEKTCTQFPDNRIFQHLSHCALEYECLTAANNFFHRWEGSLPVSYTCNAGCYGCISEQPEDSGFPAPQTRMNFRPTEDELVEVMLHHLQTPESIISFGQGCEGEPSTMASLIIPAMRRVRQQTEMGYININTNAGLTDHIKGIVDAGLDLMRISIISAIEEHYNAYYRPRGYTLEHVARSAEYASANGVYTSINYLCFPGVFDREEEMEAMIQFIRRTGIKLIQLRNLNIDPESYLAMIPQAQGEVFGMKQAIEIYQQELPDVVIGSFTHVPPEELCRRKNTANKS comes from the coding sequence ATGCATCTGGTATATGCAGATGACCAGGGCCGGGTGTATGATCACCCGGATATCTTATCCGTTGCTCGCAACGGCGATCTATTGACCGAGATCTTGGATGATGAATTGATCCTGCTGCCGGAAGGGGCCACACTAGTCAGCCTGCCGGATACGGTGCCAGTCGGCATGGACCCAAAGACAGGAGAGATGATCAAACTAGATGGGTGTACGGCTGTCGGCGCGCTGCTGCCGCAGGGGTTCACCCGCCTGCTGCTTCCCGGCTACATCAAAGTGGACAAGCAGAAGAAGTTTCCTCTGTTCGGCTATACCGCCGTCGTCTGGAAAGATGATCAGTTCTGGGTTGCGGCGAGGCAGAGTGACGACCCCCACAAGTGGAATCCGCTGCTCTCACCGATGGATGAGTTGAGCCGGCTGGTTGAGAAGACATGTACCCAGTTTCCCGATAACCGCATCTTTCAGCATCTGTCGCACTGTGCGTTGGAATACGAGTGTTTGACGGCGGCCAACAACTTTTTTCACCGCTGGGAAGGCAGTCTGCCCGTCTCCTATACCTGCAATGCCGGCTGTTACGGCTGCATCTCCGAACAACCGGAAGACAGCGGCTTTCCGGCGCCGCAGACGCGGATGAACTTTCGTCCGACAGAAGATGAACTGGTCGAAGTGATGCTGCATCACCTGCAGACGCCGGAGAGTATTATCAGCTTCGGGCAGGGCTGTGAAGGGGAACCGTCGACGATGGCCTCTCTGATCATCCCGGCGATGCGTCGCGTGCGTCAGCAGACCGAGATGGGTTACATCAACATCAACACCAACGCCGGCTTGACGGACCATATCAAAGGAATTGTCGACGCCGGTCTCGACCTGATGCGGATCAGCATCATCAGTGCGATCGAGGAACATTACAATGCGTACTATCGACCCCGTGGCTACACGCTTGAGCACGTAGCACGCTCGGCCGAATACGCTTCGGCCAACGGCGTCTACACCTCGATCAACTACCTCTGCTTCCCCGGGGTCTTTGATCGCGAAGAAGAGATGGAAGCGATGATCCAGTTTATCCGACGGACGGGTATCAAGCTGATCCAACTGCGCAATCTGAACATCGATCCGGAGAGCTACCTGGCGATGATCCCTCAGGCTCAGGGAGAGGTATTCGGAATGAAACAGGCGATCGAGATCTATCAGCAGGAACTGCCGGATGTCGTGATCGGCTCCTTTACCCACGTTCCACCTGAAGAACTGTGTCGCAGGAAGAACACCGCTAACAAAAGTTGA
- a CDS encoding M23 family metallopeptidase: MDLHDSAVEASWSSQEDAKQAVIEQTLLQAINPFSALQEDKQPVAERKTVITYSVQKGDTLSEIAYKYGVGLQQLVEENKIRNPNFLSIGMKIVIRRNEVVHTVARDETLEKIAARYQVDKKDIISRNPLLRILPDNLYIGQVVYVPLPRTEPMLAGDVQLRRQIVQAASRSAVRSRSMDWPVSGATITSGFGMRWGQLHKGVDLWNQQEAQTPILAAKEGVVVETGAIRSGYGYMVILDHGDGLQTYYAHMRKIIVQIGQRVERGQKLGYMGNTGDSTGYHLHFEVRQDDVPVNPLRYLR, encoded by the coding sequence ATGGATTTGCATGACTCCGCTGTAGAAGCCTCTTGGAGCAGTCAAGAGGACGCAAAGCAGGCTGTGATTGAGCAAACACTGCTACAGGCGATCAATCCGTTTTCTGCGCTTCAGGAAGATAAGCAGCCGGTCGCTGAACGGAAAACCGTAATCACGTACAGCGTGCAAAAAGGAGATACGCTTTCAGAAATTGCCTATAAGTACGGCGTAGGTTTGCAGCAATTAGTTGAAGAAAACAAGATTCGCAACCCCAACTTTTTATCCATCGGGATGAAGATTGTCATTCGGCGCAACGAAGTGGTCCATACGGTTGCGCGAGATGAAACGCTGGAAAAGATAGCCGCCCGTTACCAGGTGGACAAAAAGGATATCATCTCACGCAATCCACTGCTGCGCATCTTGCCGGACAATTTGTATATCGGACAGGTCGTGTACGTGCCGCTTCCCCGGACCGAACCCATGCTGGCCGGCGACGTGCAGCTTCGCCGACAAATCGTGCAAGCGGCCAGCCGCAGTGCGGTTCGGTCGCGTTCTATGGATTGGCCGGTCAGCGGGGCGACGATCACCAGTGGTTTTGGCATGCGCTGGGGTCAACTGCACAAAGGGGTCGATCTATGGAATCAACAAGAAGCACAGACGCCGATCCTCGCTGCCAAGGAAGGTGTCGTAGTAGAGACGGGAGCAATCCGCAGCGGGTACGGCTACATGGTGATCCTCGACCACGGTGACGGGCTGCAGACGTACTACGCCCATATGCGGAAAATCATCGTGCAGATCGGCCAACGTGTGGAGCGCGGCCAGAAGTTGGGCTACATGGGAAACACAGGTGATTCGACAGGGTATCATCTTCACTTTGAGGTTAGGCAGGATGACGTGCCGGTCAATCCACTTCGCTATCTCAGGTGA